TATTCGATGGATCTCTCCTTAGAATCGTTTGTTTTTATTCTTCTGGCGTACGCATCATCAGAAGATAGATAGATAAGCGAAAAAACTATCAATAGAATACCACCTGTTTTTAGATTCATTTTAAATATTTTTATTCCCCTTCTATTGAAAATATACCATAGTTTTATATAAAGTCAAATTGGTTAAAAAAGAACTACTGTTAACAAAAACATGCGTGTTGTTGCACTTTTATTTTTTAATATTTAATTTTTGATTTAACTGCCTTATACTGTAGCTACTATGAAGCCGTTAGTAATTATTCCTGCACATAACGAAGAGAGATTATTGGGCGGGGTTTTAGAGGATATATTAAGACCCAACCTTTTCGACGTTCTTGTTATCGACGACGGTTCTATAGATGATACTTATCAGCTGGCGGGCTCTTATCCGGTTGCAGTGTTAAAAAATGAGATCAATATGGGTAAGGGTGCTGCGTTAAAGAGGGGTTTTGACTATGCAAAGAGCAGGGGCTACAGAGATATTATCGCAGCCGATGCTGATGGACAGCATAGAGTAGAAGACCTAATTGTTATATATAACGTATCTTTAAACTCAAGTGCTGATATAATCATAGGAAATAGAATGTGGCATCCGCAGAATATGCCCTGGATAAGAAAGGCGACAAATACCCTGATCTCTAAAGCGCTCTCTTGCATTGCTAAGGTATATATTCCGGATACACAGTGTGGTTTGAAATTATTAAGAGAGCATACGCTTTCAGATTTAAGCATATCCAGCAATAAGTTTGAAGTTGAATCAGAGATACTGCTTAAGGCTATAAATAGGGGATATAGAATAGAGTCTGTCAATATCTCATCAGTTTACATTGAAGGCAGGAGGAGCCATATCAGGCCTTTTCGAGATACGATACGTTTCTTGAGGTATTTTTTCAAAGTTCTCTGCAGTAGATGAATAGTTTTAAATCTCAGCTATTAAAAATGGTAGAATCTCAGATCCAAACCCGCGGCATAAAAGATAATAGATTGCTCGCGGTTATGAAAGAGGTAGAGAGAGCCTCTTTTGTTCCGAAGAGTGTTAAGGGCAGCGCCTATACAGATAGCCCTCTGTCTATCGGAGATGGTCAGACAATATCTCAGCCTTTTATAGTTGCGCTTATGACAGAAGCACTATCTTTAACAGGAGAAGATAGGGTTTTGGAGATTGGGACAGGGAGTGGATATCAGACTGCAATACTTTCATTGTTATCGAAAGAGGTCTACACCGTCGAGAGAATATCTTCACTTATTGAAAAAGCAGAGTTCCGTTTGAAAAATTCTGGTTACCATAATATATCTTATAAACTGGACGATGGCAGTCTGGGCTGGGAAGAGTATGCTCCTTACGATAAGATAATGGTAGCTGCAGCTTCTCCGGGGATACCGGAACCATTAATCCGGCAATTAAATCCCGGGGGAAAAATTGTTATTCCTTTAGGCGATAAAGATTATCAGAAGTTAACTTTGGGGATAAAAGAAGATCAGGGTATCAAAGAAAAGGTGCTTTGCGGTTGTTTCTTTGTGCCGTTAATAGGCGAACATGGTTTTTAAGGATAGATTATGAAAAATATTGTTTGGGTAATTTTGGTTGCAGCCGCACCCGTTCTAGAATTGCGGGGTGCGATACCTCTGGCTATAAAGATGGGACTTGATCCTTATGAGGTTTTTCTCTTCTCCGTGATCGGAAATATCCTGCCTGTTCCTATCCTGCTTTTTGTTTTCTCTCCAAT
This window of the Candidatus Kaelpia imicola genome carries:
- a CDS encoding glycosyltransferase family 2 protein; translated protein: MKPLVIIPAHNEERLLGGVLEDILRPNLFDVLVIDDGSIDDTYQLAGSYPVAVLKNEINMGKGAALKRGFDYAKSRGYRDIIAADADGQHRVEDLIVIYNVSLNSSADIIIGNRMWHPQNMPWIRKATNTLISKALSCIAKVYIPDTQCGLKLLREHTLSDLSISSNKFEVESEILLKAINRGYRIESVNISSVYIEGRRSHIRPFRDTIRFLRYFFKVLCSR
- a CDS encoding protein-L-isoaspartate(D-aspartate) O-methyltransferase, producing the protein MNSFKSQLLKMVESQIQTRGIKDNRLLAVMKEVERASFVPKSVKGSAYTDSPLSIGDGQTISQPFIVALMTEALSLTGEDRVLEIGTGSGYQTAILSLLSKEVYTVERISSLIEKAEFRLKNSGYHNISYKLDDGSLGWEEYAPYDKIMVAAASPGIPEPLIRQLNPGGKIVIPLGDKDYQKLTLGIKEDQGIKEKVLCGCFFVPLIGEHGF